The genomic window TTAAGATATCCGCTTTTTAAGTCTCATTGCGGCCGCATTAAATTGTCTGAGCAAACTCTTTCCTTCTTTTGCCCATTCTTCGATATCATTGTACGGGATATCCATTTTGGCAAAATCATGAATAACTTCGTTCCTTCTATCTCTCCATGCATCCATTGTGTCTAGAAGCGATGTATCAAATGCTGCCCTTGCAAGACTATTCGTTGCAGTTAACGTCTTCAATTTATTAATACAATAATGCATTTTTTGCCACCGATCTATCGTGCACCCAAATTTCGTTAATACGGATATGAGTCTTTCTTCTAATATAGCGTAATATATGGTTGAGGCTTCGATGCAATAACCATTATCCAAAGCCTTATCTGCTCGTTCTATAAGTCCCTCAAATCTTTTTCCTTTTGCCGTATGTCTAGCCATTACTATCCCCTCCATCCATATCTGCTGCTATCTAAAGTTAACTAAATTGGCGTGCAAATGACAACTGTCAGTTTCGGCCGTCAAAAAAAGAGCACCCAAATAGGTGCTCAAATAACGCAATTCGTCCTTAGCTTATCCGACGATGGCTATATCTGGCTTTAACGATACGCCAACCGATCTGGAGAAGATTCGGCACGGTCTGTGCGTTTTCTTTCAAATATCCGAACGCTGAGCGGTTTCCTCGCCTCGAATTGCATTCGCTGCAGGAAGCAAGCAAGTTGTGAGGAAGATCGGAACCGCCTTTGCTTGAAGGGACAATATGGTCCACGGTCGTGGCGGGTTCTCCGCACCACATACAGGTGTAGCGATCTCTTCTTAATGCAGCCTTGCGATAATCCCGGAATCGTAAGGGGTTGTACAAAAGTTGGATGGTCTGCTCGTCGATCCAGACAGCACGGCTTCGGTTCACTTCACGCCAAGCCCGATGCGGCAAACATGGAGTTAGTTCCTGACCATCCGTATTGCGTACCGTTATCATCATCGAAACCTCCTTCAATCTTGTCAGTCATAACCACTGGTAATGGTTGGTGGTTATGTATGGAGGTGTCCTGACTTTCGATGTTTATTATAGCAGACAATCCACGCAATTGGGTCGATTCCAGGCATCCAAATTTTATCTGAATGAATGTATGGTGAAACAAAAAAAACACCTTGCACGGCGCCTCTGTTTATAGAAAAGGCAGTGCAGGGAATATTCCCCCCGCACCGCCTAAATTCGCTGGATGTTCATCAAGCGAACTGTCTCACAAGTGAGCGCGCTTCTGGAGCTTGCTCACGTGGAACTCTTTTGTTGGTTCTTCCTGTGAAGCTTTACTTGTTGATCCGACGAGATTAATTTCGGCAGGAGTTTTTCGCTGCTGGCCATGGGCGACTTACACTGTACACATACAGGGTTTTCTTCAAACGAGTAGCTTGCCCTGATCCAACCATTACATCCTTCTTGCGTACAGGACCAAATGGCCGTCATTTCTTCAGGCAAATTCTCCAGTGGTCTTTTCCAAGAACTGAGCAACGGATCTCCCCCTTAAAATTGTATCTTCTCAACGCAATGCCACTTCGCTTTGTACAAAAAGCCCCAAACCGCAGTTTGGGGGGCATAGAATTTCTTACAGTTTTACGACATTCTCAGCCTGCTGGCCGCGATTGCCTTGGACCACGTTGAACTCAACGCGTTGGCCTTCATCCAGCGACTTAAAACCGTCGCCTGTGATGGCGCTAAA from Xylanibacillus composti includes these protein-coding regions:
- a CDS encoding HNH endonuclease, with amino-acid sequence MMITVRNTDGQELTPCLPHRAWREVNRSRAVWIDEQTIQLLYNPLRFRDYRKAALRRDRYTCMWCGEPATTVDHIVPSSKGGSDLPHNLLASCSECNSRRGNRSAFGYLKENAQTVPNLLQIGWRIVKARYSHRRIS
- a CDS encoding cold-shock protein, with protein sequence MLSSWKRPLENLPEEMTAIWSCTQEGCNGWIRASYSFEENPVCVQCKSPMASSEKLLPKLISSDQQVKLHRKNQQKSST
- a CDS encoding cold-shock protein; translated protein: MQIGTVKWFNAEKGFGFIEVEGGDDVFVHFSAITGDGFKSLDEGQRVEFNVVQGNRGQQAENVVKL